Proteins from a genomic interval of Maniola jurtina chromosome 8, ilManJurt1.1, whole genome shotgun sequence:
- the LOC123867558 gene encoding uncharacterized protein LOC123867558, protein MPFVQRVVDPKFLSRTSLRDENGKPRVTDEELQAVTNCTLSNALRQLASLVLLAEDIFSELTSQLEGITERSKCARSKIECIQELVEKYDPKKVPVPEGSLSDFALRKVHYTASNPLRKELFTADTRPASLRNLYEKATTDRLSASILDQLRRDSQHSPYLLCTPVLSTKRRRIHQKLNVEIETRIPLIVEHLRKWTSKEAVGDVTALPDASMRIASGVTLTPDELSECGSGDDEPIDHRLPSPEEQLRVIASKFPPELVAIDTSGKFFDRMCNSRKSLHIETSTGETDTVKRRTRTRKPRGKRRNTISGTDQKELREAIAGDTPNAVASEDIEDSTVIRSRSSDLLKKSPTDAIAKKSHFNSLKQWGKNRLKMMGRSPSTSRDNFRDSKTEKSKEFLSIAATENDQTQEGVNMRKKRTGEEDRRTHQRCASYSSSEKSIGVPTNVQTTATISAGVKLRGASTQRRSRRSGIVRDEPHSSSGNWSASSESGRTSIGSEITTTTVPPKSSTSAATSNNSLNYNHHGPPSSIISRRKFLNTSGSGSVTSEGTLTPDIIHDLHEDLETSSEFSCDTEGYYTSFHMDSGLKTLKEEEMSPSTPLHTTTALSNSSNSQNLSAENEYELFGKGSTSTTTSSAGTVCTTLMAGDSDKSLIIGPTVPERKSSLNKITRSRGNLERSSSSSFSRSPFTSLRYTAMRSYADKQSSNHSAPEISEVPSNTVTITKNVGTQREITAVAEVHTETDLESAKKSTGTNSPDSGHNTSSSPIEDSVSSAHGKNSLSEQDYSESSDLEGTDRIERIRYKTTINSSRIPSMCVITPTNSDDESETSNKGSERNRKQEAITKNNGDLIKSSSRPKLDLPNEEKQKEIRPDVKSYKSQNQYKSSLHPFNNFMCRLKGVLPNKLSAKKSPAAKDAEVVEDFYDSGDYVTIADVKNNNQKVSLSRGNYANNDIVRKNLQAVLSGKLPETEYVSLNELPNCLSESKDYVEHSLDHKQSEASEEIQRKGAKVTLDSQGQVIYSSDTLKRRKGAHTTFEPGPFVQEICPTTTIIQRECADVVKITDETDFPYEPPPPSSKPTSPQLGKMIIKAPIDPHGAMTKEFVTLPPPKPSTIIAATPFTAPPVMNNNKLDAVANRNKDLPRVVEAITRTGAYVNIHDADGVSLSPTKDDNADYRHSIADKPLSKLHHQIQDNLPSVDLNHLNPTLHRYHTAHLRGRHGVINYDNETGPTQPKFWTLPKVTPSNNIEKSTVIGEKTLCSPTRRSLAEAQSDNKVFRQNNEDSIKISPIDPRTSATFKSSTPTNKENIIDLSSKLLSPVKSTMTNEELYAVIHKSKKKLNIKETPERAESPALSTVNLSPVCSETSLAVKSSQRYPETGYLGDSKNRIFFSDGDKQSMVFNTMGTFGIPKHETCADRHGPLQQTSRLDFKKLLLQHSVKLNTHNVQSRSNKLSAVEQLKLSKEKQVPSTPPENRSQINILDLSGSPKTYSHRKTMKTNNQPLSPGRTSALLKEHKNTSKILLSPKSQWRFASPRSDVLSTPIPEANNEDENSNSSGEKCETTPVSPPSKTVPIVTNQHFGARRSLIPISEHKIDEIRSSNIDQGVFPLGSDYPNTQVLSRSEIIQAKRAEFFKSTPEPSLPKFTSFKRSNSPNTESGLRNKISPERGKTSPTTLETAL, encoded by the exons ACCTGCAAGCTTACGAAACTTGTACGAAAAGGCTACGACCGATCGACTCTCCGCTTCCATACTCGACCAGCTCAGAAGAGATTCCCAACATTCCCCCTACCTCCTGTGTACGCCTGTGCTTAGCACTAAAAGAAGACGAATACACCAGAAACTCAatgttgaaattgaaactaGAATT CCTTTAATAGTAGAGCACCTTCGAAAATGGACATCGAAAGAAGCCGTGGGGGACGTAACTGCGCTGCCAGACGCGTCGATGCGCATCGCGAGCGGCGTGACTCTGACGCCCGACGAGCTGTCCGAGTGCGGCTCCGGCGACGACGAGCCCATCGACCATCGCCTGCCCAGCCCCGAGGAGCAGCTGAGGGTCATCGCTTCCAA ATTTCCACCCGAACTTGTCGCGATTGACACGTCCGGCAAATTCTTCGATAGAATGTGCAACTCGCGAAAATCTCTCCACATTGAGACGAGTACCGGTGAGACGGACACGGTGAAGCGCCGCACGCGCACGAGGAAACCCCGGGGTAAAAGACGAAACACGATTTCGGGCACTGATCAGAAAGAGCTTAGAGAGGCTATCGCTGG TGATACACCAAACGCTGTGGCTTCTGAAGACATTGAAGATAGCACAGTCATCCGGTCCCGGTCGAGCGATTTGCTTAAGAAAAGCCCGACAGATGCTATTGCCAAGAAGAGTCATTTTAATAGTTTAAAACAATGGGGCAAGAACAGATTAAAAATGATGGGCAGATCACCTAGTACAAGTAGGGACAATTTCAGAGACTCAAAAACTGAGAAAAGTAAAGAATTTTTATCGATTGCGGCCACAGAAAATGATCAAACTCAAGAAGGGGTGAATATGCGTAAAAAACGAACAGGAGAAGAAGATAGAAGAACACACCAAAGGTGTGCGTCTTACTCGTCATCAGAAAAGAGTATCGGAGTTCCGACTAATGTCCAAACAACCGCGACTATTAGTGCTGGAGTAAAATTACGTGGGGCGTCCACGCAAAGAAGATCTAGACGGTCTGGCATTGTAAGAGACGAGCCGCATTCGTCGAGCGGCAACTGGTCGGCGAGCTCCGAATCCGGCAGGACGAGCATCGGCTCGGAAATAACTACGACAACAGTGCCACCCAAAAGTTCAACATCGGCAGCTACGTCTAACAATTCTCTTAACTATAACCACCATGGCCCGCCCAGCTCGATTATAAGTAGAAGAAAATTCCTTAATACATCCGGGTCAGGAAGTGTGACGAGTGAAGGTACACTAACTCCAGATATCATTCATGATTTACATGAAGATTTAGAAACAAGTTCTGAGTTTTCTTGTGATACGGAAGGGTATTATACTTCTTTCCACATGGATTCAGGTCTCAAAACATTGAAAGAAGAGGAAATGTCTCCTTCTACACCTCTGCATACGACAACGGCACTATCGAATTCTTCTAACAGTCAAAACTTATCAGCTGAAAACGAATACGAACTTTTTGGAAAAGGATCTACGAGTACTACCACAAGTTCAGCTGGTACTGTTTGCACGACCCTGATGGCGGGTGATAGTGATAAATCTTTGATAATAGGCCCCACTGTGCCTGAACGTAAAAGCTCCTTAAACAAAATTACTCGCAGTCGGGGAAATTTAGAACGAAGTTCAAGTTCGTCGTTTTCTAGATCTCCGTTTACTAGTTTGAGATATACGGCAATGAGATCCTATGCCGACAAACAATCATCCAACCATTCAGCACCCGAAATAAGTGAAGTTCCCTCAAACACAGTAACTATTACAAAAAATGTTGGCACTCAAAGAGAAATTACGGCCGTCGCGGAAGTGCACACTGAAACCGATCTTGAAAGTGCAAAGAAAAGTACAGGTACGAATTCCCCAGACTCTGGTCATAATACTTCAAGCTCACCGATAGAAGACTCAGTATCTAGTGCCCATGGCAAAAACAGTCTTTCCGAACAAGATTACTCTGAATCATCCGATCTCGAAGGGACAGATAGAATAGAAAGAATAAGATATAAGACGACTATCAACAGTTCCAGGATTCCATCCATGTGTGTTATAACTCCGACAAACTCAGATGATGAGAGTGAAACCAGTAATAAAGGTTCCGAAAGAAACAGAAAACAAGAAGCTATTACAAAGAACAATGGAGATTTGATTAAATCATCTAGTAGGCCAAAATTAGATTTACCTAACGAAGAAAAGCAAAAAGAAATAAGACCTGATGTCAAATCATATAAATCACAAAATCAATACAAGTCCTCTTTACATCCCTTCAATAACTTTATGTGTAGATTAAAAGGTGTACTACCAAATAAGCTATCAGCGAAAAAATCACCTGCTGCCAAAGACGCGGAAGTAGTGGAAGATTTTTATGATTCCGGAGACTATGTAACAATTGCAGATGTTAAGAACAACAATCAAAAGGTCAGCTTAAGCAGAGGGAACTACGCTAATAATGACATAGTTCGAAAGAATTTACAGGCTGTTCTGTCTGGTAAACTCCCAGAAACAGAATACGTTTCATTGAATGAACTTCCGAATTGCTTAAGTGAGAGCAAAGACTATGTAGAACATAGTTTGGACCATAAACAGTCTGAAGCATCAGAAGAAATTCAGAGAAAGGGTGCAAAGGTTACGTTAGACTCTCAAGGCCAAGTAATTTATTCGTCAGATACACTAAAAAGAAGAAAAGGAGCTCATACTACATTCGAACCTGGACCATTCGTTCAAGAAATATGCCCTACAACTACAATCATTCAAAGAGAATGCGCAGATGTTGTGAAAATCACGGATGAGACTGATTTCCCGTATGAACCTCCACCACCGTCCAGTAAACCCACATCGCCCCAATTGGGTAAAATGATTATTAAAGCGCCGATAGATCCCCATGGTGCCATGACTAAGGAATTTGTGACTTTGCCTCCTCCTAAACCAAGCACTATAATTGCCGCTACGCCTTTCACTGCTCCACCTGTTATGAATAATAACAAATTAGATGCAGTCGCTAACAGAAATAAAGATCTACCGCGAGTAGTCGAAGCGATAACAAGAACAGGTGCTTACGTAAATATACATGACGCGGACGGTGTCAGCTTATCTCCAACGAAAGATGATAACGCAG ACTATCGACATTCAATTGCTGACAAGCCTCTATCAAAACTCCACCATCAAATACAAGACAATCTTCCGTCAGTTGACTTAAACCATCTCAACCCCACACTCCACCGATACCATACCGCACATCTTCGTGGAAGAcatggtgttataaattatgacAATGAAACGGGTCCGACCCAGCCAAAATTTTGGACGCTCCCTAAAGTTACCCCTTCGAACAACATTGAGAAATCTACAGTAATAGGAGAGAAAACTTTGTGTAGCCCGACAAGACGCAGCCTTGCAGAAGCACAATCCGATAACAAAGTTTTTAGGCAGAATAATGAAGATTCCATAAAGATATCACCGATAGATCCGCGAACATCAGCCACTTTCAAATCCTCTACACCaactaataaagaaaatataattgaCTTAAGTTCCAAGCTTTTATCACCTGTTAAATCAACTATGACGAACGAAGAGCTATATGCAGTCATACACAAAAGTAAAAAGAAACTCAACATCAAGGAAACTCCCGAACGAGCGGAGTCGCCAGCATTGAGTACAGTTAACTTGTCGCCCGTTTGCTCGGAGACATCTTTAGCTGTTAAAAGTAGCCAACGGTATCCAGAGACTGGTTACTTAGGAGATAGCAAaaacagaatatttttttcGGACGGTGACAAACAAAGCATGGTATTTAATACCATGGGGACGTTTGGCATTCCGAAGCACGAGACTTGTGCAGACCGACATGGACCTCTGCAACAAACGTCAAGATTAGATTTTAAGAAGTTGCTTTTGCAACACAGCGTCAAACTCAATACACACAACGTACAAAGTAGATCGAATAAACTCTCCGCGGTAGAGCAACTCAAACTTTCTAAAGAAAAACAAGTTCCTTCTACCCCGCCTGAAAACAGATCACAAATTAATATTCTCGATCTCAGTGGATCGCCGAAAACTTATTCACATAGAAAGACAATGAAAACGAACAACCAACCACTGTCTCCAGGTCGGACTAGCGCTTTGCTGAAGGAACataaaaacacttcaaaaattCTGCTTTCCCCAAAATCACAGTGGCGATTTGCAAGCCCGCGATCAGATGTACTATCTACGCCCATACCTGAAGCAAACAATGAGGACGAAAATTCTAACAGTTCTGGAGAAAAGTGTGAAACAACTCCAGTAAGCCCACCGTCAAAAACAGTTCCTATAGTGACTAATCAACATTTCGGGGCTAGAAGATCCCTAATACCGATAAGTGAGCATAAGATCGATGAAATTCGCAGTTCAAACATAGATCAAGGTGTTTTTCCATTAGGTAGCGATTATCCAAATACTCAAGTTTTATCAAGATCGGAAATAATACAAGCAAAGCGAGCGGAATTCTTTAAGAGCACTCCAGAACCGTCGCTCCCAAAATTTACATCTTTTAAAAGATCCAATTCTCCAAATACCGAATCAGGtctaagaaataaaatatctccTGAAAGAGGGAAAACTTCACCGACTACTTTAGAGACCGCCTTAtga
- the LOC123867559 gene encoding CTP synthase, translating to MPDMKYILVTGGVISGVGKGVIASSFGTILKSCGIDVTSIKIDPYINIDAGTFSPYEHGEVYVLDDGGEVDLDLGNYERFLDITLHRDNNITTGKIYQQVIERERRGDYLGKTVQVIPHITDAIQEWVQRVAHIPVTPENTPPMVCIVELGGTIGDIEGMSFVEAFRQFQFRVKRENFCCAHVSLIPMPKSTGEPKTKPTQSSVRELRGLGLSPDLILCRSEKPINHNVKEKISNFCHVGPEQVICVHDLTSVYHVPLLMENQGVVQYLNDRLQLNISMPRPGRFMQKWRNLAKRVDNLRREVNIALVGKYTKLEDSYASVTKALQHACIAAGCKLVLTYIEAVNLEKQTKIDDPVAYHKAWQDLCKSDGIIVPGGFGQRGIEGKIEACQWCRETQKPMLGICLGLQAAVVEFARNVLGLKGANSTEVNPDCDDKLVIDMPEHHPGNLGGTMRLGKRKTYLEPSIVSKLYKKDVIEERHRHRYEVNPEYIERLEAGGLRFVGKDSTRTRMEVAVVDSHPYYVSVQFHPEYLSRPLSPSPVFMGLILASIGKLKSYLSKGCRFSPRNQSDVSSDEEDISISSLSLIDEKSVLENGKPVNGVQ from the exons ATGCCTGACATGAAATACATTTTGGTAACTGGTGGTGTTATAAGTGGCGTAGGAAAAGGTGTCATCGCAAGTTCTTTTGGCACAATTCTTAAAAGCTGTGGTATTGACGTGACTTCGATTAAAATTGACCCATACATTAATATCGACGCAGGAACTTTCTCTCCATACGAGCACG gtGAAGTTTATGTACTAGATGACGGGGGTGAAGTAGACCTTGATCTTGGCAACTATGAGCGCTTCCTGGATATAACGCTGCATCGAGATAACAACATTACAACGGGCAAAATATATCAGCAGGTGATTGAGCGTGAGCGCCGCGGCGACTACCTGGGAAAAACAGTACAAG TTATTCCCCACATAACTGATGCCATACAAGAATGGGTGCAGAGAGTAGCTCACATTCCTGTCACACCAGAGAACACGCCTCCCATGGTATGCATTGTAGAGTTGGGAGGTACCATAGGTGATATAGAAGGGATGTCTTTTGTTGAAGCATTTAGACAGTTCCAGTTCAGAGTGAAACGGGAAAATTTCTGCTGTGCTCATGTGTCTCTGATACCAATG CCAAAATCAACAGGAGAGCCGAAAACAAAACCAACACAATCATCTGTGCGTGAATTAAGGGGCCTTGGACTATCACCAGATTTAATATTGTGTCGCTCAGAAAAACCTATAAACCACAATGTCAAAGAAAAGATCTCCAACTTCTGTCATGTAGGCCCAGAACAG GTGATCTGTGTTCATGATTTGACATCAGTGTATCATGTGCCATTGCTTATGGAGAACCAGGGTGTAGTCCAATATTTGAATGATAGACTACAACTTAACATTTCTATGCCACGCCCAGGAAG ATTCATGCAGAAATGGCGTAATCTAGCGAAACGAGTGGACAATCTTCGACGTGAAGTCAACATTGCCCTTGTAGGAAAGTATACAAAACTAGAAGACAGCTATGCAAGTGTTACCAAGGCTTTGCAACATGCTTGTATCGCGGCTGGCTGTAAGCTCGTCTTGACGTACATTGAAGCGGTTAACTTAGAGAAGCAAACAAAGATTGATGACCCTGTCGCGTATCACAAAGCATGGCAGGACCTATGCAAAAGCGA TGGTATTATAGTCCCCGGCGGTTTTGGTCAAAGAGGAATAGAAGGTAAAATCGAAGCGTGCCAATGGTGCAGGGAAACTCAGAAGCCTATGCTAGGAATATGCCTCGGCCTGCAGGCGGCCGTCGTAGAGTTCGCTAGAAATGTGCTCGGCTTGAAGGGCGCCAATAGCACTGAGGTGAACCCCGACTGCGATGACAAGCTCGTCATCGACATGCCGGAGCACCACCCTGGCAACCTCGGCGGTACTATGAGACTCGGGAAAAGGAAAACTTACTTGGAGCCTAGCATCGTAT CAAAACTGTACAAGAAAGACGTGATAGAAGAGCGCCACAGGCACCGTTATGAGGTGAACCCGGAGTACATAGAGCGTCTGGAAGCCGGCGGCCTGCGCTTCGTGGGCAAAGACTCCACGCGCACTCGCATGGAGGTGGCGGTAGTAGACTCGCACCCCTACTATGTGTCTGTGCAGTTCCATCCCGAGTATCTGTCCCGGCCACTGTCACCCAGTCCAGTGTTTATGGG GTTGATACTTGCTTCTATTGGCAAGTTGAAGAGTTACTTGTCTAAAGGATGTCGATTCAGCCCTAGAAATCAGTCAGATGTTAGCtcag ATGAAGAAGATATATCAATATCTTCATTAAGCCTGATAGATGAAAAGAGTGTACTAGAAAATGGAAAACCAGTTAATGGTGTGCAATAA
- the LOC123867565 gene encoding U1 small nuclear ribonucleoprotein C — protein MPKYYCDYCDTYLTHDSPSVRKTHCTGRKHKDNVKFYYQKWMEEQAQHLIDATTAAFKAGKIAQNPFGTKGAAIPPPWDPSVMGGPRPPVQTPGGPPGMIPPPSMGHGGPMAPPMMMGPHGPMPPMMGMRPPMMGPLMGPMGPMGPMGQMRPPLMNGPMNK, from the coding sequence ATGCCTAAGTATTATTGCGACTACTGTGACACTTATTTAACCCATGACTCTCCTAGCGTCCGAAAAACACATTGCACCGGACGGAAACATAAAGATAACGTGAAGTTTTATTATCAGAAATGGATGGAAGAACAAGCCCAACATCTTATCGATGCTACAACAGCGGCATTTAAAGCTGGAAAAATTGCACAAAATCCGTTCGGAACGAAGGGAGCTGCCATTCCACCACCGTGGGACCCTTCAGTAATGGGAGGTCCCAGACCACCCGTGCAAACGCCTGGCGGACCACCGGGCATGATACCACCTCCGTCAATGGGTCATGGTGGACCTATGGCTCCACCGATGATGATGGGGCCACATGGACCTATGCCTCCTATGATGGGAATGCGACCACCTATGATGGGTCCATTAATGGGACCCATGGGCCCGATGGGACCCATGGGACAGATGAGACCACCTCTGATGAATGGACCTATGAATAAATAG